The nucleotide sequence TTCGAACTATCCACCCTTGATTCGGattacttttacattttttttttcattcacagactgaatccatactccatactaatattatacttaaatgagaaagtgtgtgtgtgtgtgttagtgtatgtgtgtgtttgtccatctttcacgtcgaaaccgggcgatggatcgacgtgatttttggcatagagatagtttatgggccagagagtaacataggctactttttatcccgaaaaaatgtacagttcccgggggaacagcgcgcgataaccgaatttcacgcgggcgaagtcgcgagcaaaagctagttaagtataaataaagttaagtaTGAAGATGATTTTTTACCGAATAAGGTTATTCAGTTCATTATCCTAAACTAACAATTCAAAGAGATAAAATCTACGATAGAGTGTAATATACGCAACCTCGTGGTCAGATATCGCACAGATCCTAatctgaaatatatttttattcaaatcttaTGAATTCATTATTGTAAGTGATAGGTCGAATAAAACTCGTAAATAcgtaaaaatggaaaaaaaaactttgtgcgTGTGAGCAGTTGCAGCCTAGCGTTCGCGAAGAGATCGTCTACATAAAGTCAAGTACCGACAATGTGTCGTTTTTAGCCTGCGCATACCCAccaaattttttaatatatttattaataaaagagGAAGCTAGATGgcgtaaaaaacaacaaattaatcgtcgcatgaaaatattaaaatttaaaaactaacttaatctagtaaaatttcaacaaacatttacataaaacatCGCGTCGCCTACAATTCCACCCCCTTAGTGATGATGACAGTCATCACTAGAATCCATCTGTGAGGAAAGCAGGGCGACGCGAGTCACCGGTCGTCGCAACGTGCCCGTGCGAGTGCGCACGTCCACTACGCGGATGCGTCCGTCATCCCCGGGGAGTGTCGCACTCACTACACCGTGCCGCCATGAGCCACGCTCTAAGTTTGGTTCCACAAGCAAGACATAGTCTCCTATACGCAAGGCCCTACGCTCACTGGTCCACTTTTGTCGCGGTAATAATGTGGGCAAATACTCTTTTAGCCACCGCGACCAAAACATATCCGTTAAGCGTTGAGCGATCCGCCACTGCTTTCTAAGCGATAGATCCACGTCTTCATACTTACCAAAAGAGGGGCCATTGGATGATGTACCTATCAAAAAATGATTAGGTGTCAAGGCCTCGGGGTAGTTAGGGTCCGTCGAAACATGGGTAATGGGACGACTGTTAACAAGGGCTTCTACTTCGGCCATTAATGTTGAAAGCGTTTCCGGTCGGGGCGCACGTTCCTTGAGTACGATCTTCAAGGCCGTTTTAAAACTGCGGACCATTCTCTCCCAGGCTCCTCCCATTTCTGGGGCTCCTGGGGGTATAAATCGCCAGTCAATCCCCTGACGAGACCGTCACTGTATAGTGCATCTCTGTTTAAGTCTTCGATGCTGCGTTTTATCTCGGAATCGGCTCCTCGTAGGTTAGTTCCATTATCTGAGTAGATAGTGGTAGGTGTTCCTCTACGAGCTATCATTCTTCTCAACGCCATGATAGTGGCGTCCGTGGTTAGGTTCTCCGTTATTTCTACGTGAACGGCACGAATAGTTAAACACGTAAATAACATTCCGTATCGTTTTTGCCTTCCACGACCAACCGTGACTTCCATGGGTCCAAAGAAGTCGAGACCAGTAAAGGTGAACGGCCGTCGGTTGTGCTGCAGCCGGGCGGGCGGAAGGTCGGCCATGCGCTGGGGCTGCGGGGCCGCGCGCCGATACTTGCAGAACAAGCATTGCGCTGCGACGGCACGAACAGTGGGTCGGAGCCTCAAAATCCAGTAGGCCTGCCTCAACTCATTCACCACCAGTTCATGAGCTCCATGAAGAGCACGTCTGTGGTGGTACTCCACGAGCAGCCTGGTCGTCCTATGGTGACCGTCAAGGATAACAGGGCGCTTAGTTCTCTCCGGGACACCGTCAGTTTTATCCACACGGCCGCCAACTCGCAGTAAACCGCTACTATCAAGGTAAGGCGTTAAATTTAGTAacctactattttttaataaaggcTTATTTTGTTTAAGACACTCTATTTCGGTGGCAAAACAATCGTgctgacttttttttatcaataattcCTCTGCctgttttaataattcattgtCGATTCGATTATTCTTTCGTTGACAtttacgaataaaaaataaaaccctcACCGTTGTCATTAGTAATCGAATCCACGATGAACTATTATTCTCATCAGGTACCGGAAGTTCGGTGATTTGTCGCGTACTTAGGACGTTAACACATTTTTGCTCACAGATAACTTCATCTGTTTGCTTAGATGTTTTAATGTCTTTGGGCCACTTAAATTCAGGTTCCTTTAAAAAATCAGGTCCCTGAAACCATAAATCCTGAAAGTTCAATGGAGGCGCATCCTCTCTGGTGGCTATATCCGCGGCGTTCAGGCGCGACGGCAGGTGGCGCCACTCGCTCGCGACGGTCAGCTCGTCAATCTCGCCGAGCCGGTGCGCGACGTACGGCTTGTAGCTTCTGGGGTCGCTGCGTATCCACTGCAGTACAGTGCTAGAATCGGTCCAGAAGTACCGCTTGTCTGCCTTCACATCCTTATGTTCGCGCTGTATCATGCTAGCCAAGCGCGCGCCAAGTAACCCTGCTTGCAGTTCAAGTCTAGGTACAGAGACTGGGCGTAAAGGCGTGACGCGGCTCTTACTAGCGACAAAACAAATCTTCACGCTTCCATCCGTACGTATAAAACGCCAATAACTGACTGCAGCGTAAGCTTGAATTGACGCGTCGTTAAATGTATGCAGCTCGGTACGCAAGGTTTTGGGCTCACTTACTACATCCTCCATGTCTGCGTAGCAGCCTGTCCATGGGCCTGAGTCAGCATAGCAGCGAGGAATGCGCAACGTAGCTAAAAGCTTTAACTCATTGAGCCACTTCACCCATTTCGTGTGCTCATCGGGCTGGATGCGGCAATTCCAATCTATACCACTGCGATGAACAttctgaaatattattttacttttaataataaaaggagacaaaaaaccatgaatgtCGTAAACAGACATAATAAGGCTAAGCATCTTTGCTTTAGTAGGAGGTTCACTTCCATTTAAAATCTCCTCAGGTATCCTATTAAACGACACTTGAAACCCAAACGTGTCATCGGATGGATGCCACATTAAACCTAAAGTGCGCTCAGTCGTATTCATGGATCCGTCCTTGAATTGAACAGCTGACTGCGCGAGCGCCGTGGTcggtatattatttaaaacctgTTTATCGTTACTCGACCAACCCCTTATCTCAAATCCGCCACATTTATGAATATGACTAATTTCCTTCACTAATTTAATAGCGTTAGTCGCGTCAGTAGTCGAATATAAACAGTCATCCATATAATGACTATTTACTATAACTTGCACAGCTTCCGGGTACAAGTCCTCATACTTTAacgcatttttgttttttacatatTGCGCGATAAATGGCGAACAACAACCGCCAAATATTAAACTTTGCATTACACAAATTTTAACGGGAGCGCGCGGTGATTCTTGCCACAAAAACCTAAAAACATGTTGGTCGCTCGGGCGAATTTTAATCCTCAAAAACATGTCTTTTATATCACCTATGATAACTACTTTGTTCTCGCGAAATCGAAACATTATACCCATTAGTGAATTATACAAATCAGGACCCGTAAGCAAGTAGTCATTTAGGCATGTTCCGTTCACCTTAGAAGCCGCGTCAAAAACAAGGCGCAATTTACCCGGCTTGTTAGGGTTCTGAACCCCAAAATGTGGTAGATACCATATGCGGTGAGCCGAGAGTTCATTTTCCTTTAGCTCTCGAGCATAACCATCAGCAAACAATTTGTTTACCTCGTTCCTATACCTGTCTGCGTACGCGTCGTCTTTAAGGAATTTTCGCATTAAAGAACGTAGTCGCGAAGATGCATTTTCGAATGAATCAGGCATTATAAATACGTCCTCTCGAAATGGTAGGCCTACTTCCCACTGGTTTCCGATAAGACGCGCAGTGTCATCTAAAATGTGCAATGCCCTTACATGCTCACTATTATCACGACGTAAGGTTGAAACTCCGATGGCatctaaagaaaaataatttttaactaactcgtttaatttaatgatattgtttTCTATACCTTCATTTGAGTGAGCGAGGTGGAACACATTAGCAGCGTTGGAGTGAGTGCGACCGCAATAACCATGGATAGACCAGCCTAAATTACATCTAGAAGCATAAGGTTCATTTTTGTTGCCATGAATTATTTCGAGGGGtgcaattaaaaagtaattatctTCCCCAATCAACAAACGCGGAACTACACGGCTTTACAAACATAATCCTTTACTTCAGTTAAACGCTTGCAATTGAGTGAATTTATAACAGATAAATCTTGAATAGGTAAATTTAACTTTGACACTTTGCGTAACTTAATGTCATAACTATTTTGTCCATGTTGTCCACTGATTTGAGCACTCACCGTCGGTGCATCGGATTGATACACCTCGAGTCCGAACGCGTCGATAAACTTTATAGCACTCGAGTGTTCACTTTTGAGACCTAACTCGGTGGCTAAGTCAGAGTCAATTATAGATACCGACGCCGCATCGTCCAGCAGGGCGTAGGTCTGCACAATACCGTTAGGTCCACTTATTTGCACTGACACCACTTTTAACATTACGTGATCCGTCGACGAGGGCCTTTCGCTGCCGGAGGCGACGTGGGCCACTGTGGAGGGTCCCGCGGGCAGCGGCGGCTGGGCGGGCGGCTCCGGCTGCTCGTGCGGCGGGTCGCAGGCCGCGTCAGCTGATTGCGATGACGTAGGCTTCTGCCAGTGCAACAGGCGGTGGTGTGCGAGTCCACATTTGTCTATGTCGCACACAGGCGCGGACATGTATTTCTATCGTGCCGTGACGTCAGACAACAATAACACAAACCGGTTTTCTTTACAAATCTCCACTTATCACGTCGCATAGCACGTTTAAATGCACGACACTCGGTTAACAAATGCTCTGATTTGGAACAAaatttgcagatttttgtatctTCGACGGCAGTTGTAGTAAATATAGGCCGATTAGAACGAAACTTATTTTCGTCGGTTCGTTTCGCCGGTACCGTCGCAGGCGCTTGATCTgtaggttttttattaaaatcacgtAACTGTGTCATTCCGACTAAAGACAACATCTCAGCTTCGTGCTTTAGGAATGTACCCAGTATTTCTAACCTAGGCTTGCCTTCTGCTAATTTCTGGTAGGCAAAGTCGGTCCATTTACCTATTAGTGTGCTCGGAAGCTTCGATAAAACAGCTGATGCGAGCTCGGGACTGCGTAAGTAATCTTGCTGATTTAGGGCACGTATTGTTGCTATGCAGTTATTAACTTTAATAGAAAAGTTAATTAGATCGTACTGATACGTAGTAGGTAACGCAGGTAGTTTCTTGAGCTGCGTTGTCAGATTAAGAATTATGACTTCGGGTCGACCAAATCTTAATTCCAGGGCTTCCATCACAGCTGCAGGCGGAGTGTTACCGATAAGCAGGTCAGTCACTGCTTCCTTAGCGTCGCCGCGTAGTGATTTGCGAAGTCTCCACAGGTTTTCTGAGTCACTGAACTTACATATGCTTGTCGACTCATCATAGGCACTCTTAAAATGTAGCCACTCAATACTGTCACCGGTGAAATATGGTAATTCACGCGGAGTAGCAAGACGGCTGATCAGGCGATCGTCATCATGAGGTACTTCTCGTGAGGTCATCATCATTTCTCTTAAGGTAAGTGCCAGTTGCTGAATACCGTCACTAGGGACGTCGGTTCGCGGTTGCGGGCTAGGCTCGACCGGTCGACCGCTTGTCGGTTCTGCTGGTTGCTGAAGAACGCGCTGAGGTTCTTCGTAACCTTGATCCAACCATTTCTGAACATTTATGCTCGCTTGATCGGCAACTTCACTTCCGGCTTGGCTGGCTATTTCACTGGGGCAATCTTCGATATCGACTTTTGCTAAGTCAGCTTCTAGCTTCTTATTAATAAGCTCCAGGTGAATCTTTGCCTTCGCTTCAGCGGCTTCCAGCTCCAGTTGTTTGCGTCTGGCTATCGCTGAGGCGGTAGATCGCTTCGATTTTGATGACGTAACGGAGCCACCTTCAACGGACGTAAACGGCGTAGATTTTGGAGCCGTTTTCACCTTCATTTGTTCCAAATCCTTTGGCGGTGGGGCCGGTGGGCAACTATAGGTGCCAAGGTTCGGTTTCTCGACTATAGGTTCCGCGGGTTGCTGAGCCGAGGCACACGCTCTTTGTTCTAGCTCCCATTCTCGGTGCTGTTTACgcgttaaaattttattcgcCGGCGTGTTAAACATCTCACTGATTAGCGATCCGGTTCGAAGACCACTTTATTGTAAGTGATAGGTCGAATAAAACTCGTAAATAcgtaaaaatggaaaaaaaactttgtgcgTGTGAGCAGTTGCAGCCTAGCGTTCGCGAAGAGATCGTCTACATAAAGTCAAGTACCGACAATGTGTCGTTTTTAGCCTGCGCATACCCAccaaattttttaatatatttattaataaaagagGAAGCTAGATGgcgtaaaaaacaacaaattaatcgtcgcatgaaaatattaaaatttaaaaactaacttaatctagtaaaatttttaacaaacattTACAANNNNNNNNNNNNNNNNNNNNNNNNNNNNNNNNNNNNNNNNNNNNNNNNNNNNNNNNNNNNNNNNNNNNNNNNNNNNNNNNNNNNNNNNNNNNNNNNNNNNTTTTTTGGTTGCTATGCGTTGCTATCTGTTATTAGGGCAAAGTGACAGACGACAGTCGTAGGGGCTACTTGATTTTGTCTTGACGAGTAATTTGGTAACCATGGCCAAAAACTGtagtcggcaaaaaaagcttgcctttgaattttaaacaataactaACGGAGATACGGAACTCTCATGTACGAGTCCGCACTTGAGCGATTTTTTTATCTCTGTCTTCATCAGAGTACCTCGCACTGTGTGCTTTTTGCTTAGCAAGGTTCTGCTAGCTCTAGGTGTTCTAGATACTTACCTACAATTTTGTACAGAAAAGCTCGAGTTGCGACTCCAATTGGTACTCCGGTTTCTCTAGATGGCAGGATCGTTAATATAAAATGGCAGAAAGCGACCCACTTACTCAACGCCTTGCTCGAGTGTAACAGCGTATAACTTTGCATATCGACTGCATTTTTCTGCAGTGTCAGCAGCTGCAGCTCGCTCACTAACTTGCCCCATAAATATTGCAATGGAAAATCTTGAGAATAACTAAAAAACGGACAAGTGTGTCGGAATCGTGCACTAAGGGTTCGGTTACAAATTTGTAGTTACAAATATAATGAGTGAataattttagatggttactgaaatggacatataaaaatatatataagattttcaaatttcttatTGGTGtactataagagctaccttcatacaaaattttaagtttctaggacaactagAAGTAGTCTATAGGTTTTTCAgttaaggcaatttgtatggaaatatgtttttataatgactgtatctattgattgcgttgacttagaaacTTGATTATTTCACTGCTTTAAAGGGTAGCAGACCCacgtatatattataaaatgcgaaaagtggtttgtatgtttgtctgtctttcacgtaaaaacggagctacggatcaacatgatttttggcatagagatagtttatgggccagaaagtgacatatgctactttttatcccgggaaatgcACGGTTCAGGGAACAGCGCTTGAtaataatttcagcttgatacctatAGACGGACAGACGAACAACAACGAAACCCTAAAAGGAAACTCGGTTAACAATTGATAAAGTGCCTGTGGCATAAATTACGGATCTAGGTACCGATGTTCTCTAAAATGCGACGAGCAGTAGCATTCGAGTCGCCAGCCAAATTAAGTCACATTCGTATGCGAGTGGTCCTcaaattatcaatttttaaaatccaTTTTCAGGGCTTTGTGAAAGTCCAAAGTGTTATATGAAAGTTAATCGCGTTTCCTTACAGGCAGAATGCCGATACTActtaaccggtttttttttggtattatttattattaatctttCATTTGTCCGTGAATTTTGAACTTCGATaacgatcttttttttttttttggtaaatgtAATTCAAAATTTGTCCGGATTATTTAAGTAGATGATTGATAAAGATTTACTGAACACCCTTTAATTTATCGAAGTTCAAAATTCACGgacaaatgaaaaattaataataaataatacctaataataaatatcatgggatacttgacaccaattattattgacctagtcccaaattaagcaaagcttgtattatgggtctatggatactaggcaacggataaacatactcacataaataaataaatacatacttacatacatattaaacatccaagacccaagaacaaacattcgtattatttatacaaataactGCGACGGCCGcggcgggaatcgaacccgggacctcaagcttcgtagtcagattctctaactacttggccatccggtcgtcaaaagaTTAACAAACAcatcacacaaactttcgcatttataacaatTACTTGAAAAGATTGTATTGTATCTTTCTTCAACTCAGCATCTCATTAATAACCCTTAAGCATTAAACAACAAATCCATCGTTATTAACGCCAGTTTCCATCTGGCTAATGGCGGCTTAGACTAATGTTGATGTATCACGcgttgattaattccagttctGTTATGACTACCAAACATTGATTACGCAAGGGCAGAGTTAATGTCAGTATTAATGAAACAACTATGGGATATTAgcccttaaattgacaaaattgacaACGATTAACAATGAATGATAATTGTCAAAGATTTTTTGAATAAtcgattctgattctgattgcAAAGCCTCATCGTTAACTTGTAgtccaaaaaaactttttgaaattatcaaaagatatttatttcgtTCTACCTTTATAATTCCGTTTCTAAGGAAGCGTCCCTCAACAGATTgtatataacattttatttaagaCTTGAAAATTAAAGTCTAGTGTTTGGTCGTTGGCTTGGcgatataaattaatataagaTTCTTAAAGTAATTGACTTCCAGTTACTTTATTAAAGCTCTtcaattttatcattaaatttaagttatgaacaaaataaaatacaaaagttaTAGTTCTGCGAAAAGCAACCTAGGAACGGTTTAAAGTTTGTCTCGCACAGTGTGCGCAACAATGGTATTTGAGAAAGGTACTCACACACATGAGGTGAGGCGTAGTTGAAACTTTCATTACTTTATCATTGGAAGCACtccgtttttactttttatttgtttgagattaagtataagtattttataagaAATTATAATTGAGTGGAAAAATTCTTTAGCAAAGATTATAAAAAAGGAAggtatattcaaattcaaattcaaatcatttattcagtaaataggccgcaatgggcacttttacacgtcattttttaaactaccagcgctttcggaaagaccatcattgccaagaagaatgcgccgcaaaaaacttggcagaaagacattttttcatgataatataattacaaataaaatacttaaaaactataagtatagtatacaattaaagaaagaaaaatacaaaataataataataataatacagggatgttagatgtttagtaaaataatgagagaaaataaataaaaaaatagtagagaAAATATTCTCTCGTCAATTATAGTAAAGAACAATCAGAAATGTTAATGTTGCTAGAGAGTTTTCCTGAAGAATCGAATGAGAAAGAAAAACCGGTATTTCGATGGGTTCCTACGTacaagggcttaagtgtaaaatccttactttacaggacgggcttcaaagtcaaaaactgtcgtaactcagagatggtgtatccgagacttctaaaatttggcacactagctaatagtactctgtccttcaaccacaacgaataaattttaataaaatattttttcatttaaagttattgtacatacgAATGGGCTtatacgtgaatttccgggaaataaacttgtgttcTAAAAGACAGTAGAAAGATCTGTGTGGTACTTTGGCTTATATACGCGTTCAAgtttaaaatctttggtaaacaaatacgttacccaagatacttggagaaatattaaaaaagtaatacaatcacattacgatgtagcattggggtagcggcgttccgcttgacgtacaaAGACCTAAATGGCAGTAATgcccacagattaaaaaaaaccgctccgggatttaccgcgtaaaagtatcaaacgtacgtttagcccttttacgttaaaattgcatctagttcggccattttacgtcaaTAAAAACggcgaaaaataattaaataactgtgttttttaatccactatccaaatatatatagtttatagatacctataacgcacaaaactcaaaattgaaaaaaaatcactggcccttatacataggacccatcTCGTTTCAAAATCCTTACGACATAAACAAACTACCTAGTTTAAATATAAGGACGCCCTTACAATACTGGCACTTCAAAACGTCAAATGAAAACAATATCAAtagaacttattttattttattttttctttattggaGAAACAACAGAGATGGAATCatacaaaaaacatattaaatataatgacccggataactcacgtcttaaatcgagtttagctcgacatgtttcgggctaatccgtagcccttcgtcttcggagcaacgcgactcagcggctgctgcaacacgcgcactgcgcgccgccgctctgctcgcgcgactaccgacgaaactgacaccggcacacaaatacccgcgttttcatcatcattacaactgtcaaatgtagggtagcacacaacactaacaacatcgctctgtaaaggtacgttcacacacaccgatgacgcagcacgagtatttaacaccctttttccaactcggaggtaccgtccaaccactatcccggttgaaatacAAAAACACATTATACAAAACATATTATGCTACAGTTActctggaaaaaaaaatctacctccTTACCGATTCTCACCAAAACATATTCCGATAATTTTAAcaacaataagtaggtacgcaCTAAGTATTACAACTTTTGTAATATCGGCAATTTGTGCCACCAGAAGCTTTTTATTGGCAATGAAAACTTCACAAACACGACATCGAATGCTGAAACGacgagaaaataaaacaatcagaCAAAGTTTAGTAATAAAGCCTAATGGAAAATAATTTGCAATACAGCCAGCCTTTGGTTTTAgtttaaataagttttgttaaagtaaaaacatattattttagattgtaatttttttagggttccgtagccaaactggcaaaaacggaacgcttatagtttcgccatgtctgtctgtctgtctgtccgtccgtccgcgtctttgctcagggactatcaatgctagaaagctgtaattttgcacaaatatattatgtaaactatatCCGGTAGTGGCGGGAAAAAGTTGGACACGAATAGCGGAAGACCGAAAAAAATGGGATTCTTTGAAGGAGGCTTTTACCCGGAGGGGGTCcatataatacttaaatatatacatatcaatctatttaatttggaaatttattaatttattactgttatttgtgtttgcatgatatgttttaaataattatttcaaattgtaatgtaagtaatataattaaaatacaataaactaaattaattaaatgtgataaaatgatttaaatatggaataaataaagctatattattattattattattattattattatatccggtacaaaaaaaaaaatgtagtgtaagtaagtacctcccatagacgtaaagtgggggtgattttttcttatccaatattgtagtgtggggtatcgttggataggtttttaaaaCGTGGGGGTTGCTGTtgatattcaactttaaagtgcaaattttcattaaaaacgagcgccccccccccctccctctaaaatttaaaccggtgggtggaaaattttgggaaaattcaggatggtagtaagtctatcaaacttacaaggaaaactataaaggtttaAGTTTCTTgagaaattattagtagtttaagagtaaatagcagcctaaggtaaaaaaaattacttaattttttgtattggctacggagccctaattcgggcgtgtccgacacgctcttggccggtttttattgactgttgacttgcattgtcattatAAACTACTTTTACGTTCGCATTTAAAATTAGgtagtaataattaattaattaacgtcCAATGTTgaacaaaaaatttgaaatatcgTCAGTCCattgccgtaaccgaaaaacctagAGGGACAACCCAAACCCAAACCGgaacaagccgtggtggcctagtggtttgacctgtcgcctctcaagcagagggtcgtgggttcaaaccccggctcgcacctctgagtttttcgaaattcatatgcggaattacatttgaaaatttaccacgagcttttggtgaaggaaaacatcgtgaggaaacctgcacaaacctgcgaagcgattcaatggtgcgtgtgaagttcccaatccgcactgggcccgcgtgggaactatggcccaagccttctgaGAGAggtctgagaggaggtctgtgcccagcagtgggacgtatataggctgggatgaatgctGAATGAGGTACCTAAAAAATTGTATGGAATCTTCAATGCGCGagtccaaattcaaattcaaaccatttattcagtaatttttcacttttacacgtcattttttaaactaccagcgctttcggaaagaccatcattgccaagaagaatacgacgcaagaaacttggcagaaagtcattttttcataataatataattacaaataaaatacttaaaaactatagtatacaattaaagaaaaaaaatacaaaataaataaataataataatacagggatgtatggggtcccttagttacaaaactaaacactaactatatctaaactatatctacgttcagtggaagtgtagaatgctcccaccgttataaatttaaaaataataataacaataatttagttctgaaatatacatttcaggtcaagtaaccattaagcttttggatttcgaaggcaagttcacgtctgccgcccccaaagttagctcaccgacacgcacttggccgattttaaaAACACGACCATTCAAAGTGTTGATTGAAATAATTTCTCAAATATTTGCCCTTTTCATCTACCTTTATGTTCCCAATCCATCGAAAATCCGTTGTCAATTTTAATAAATCGACAAAATCTGGATTTTGGACGCATTTCCATCGATTCCGAAAAGGACGTGCCAGTTAATAAGTTTAGCGAAATGACGCGACCAGAATCTAAAATAACAAACTTTTTCCGAACAGCAAAATCGACTTTACCCCGCCGCTATATATAGGGTATTTTCGGACGCAACCCCGCTAGACGTTTACTCGCACAGCCAATATTTCG is from Choristoneura fumiferana chromosome 3, NRCan_CFum_1, whole genome shotgun sequence and encodes:
- the LOC141445698 gene encoding uncharacterized protein; this encodes MIQREHKDVKADKRYFWTDSSTVLQWIRSDPRSYKPYVAHRLGEIDELTVASEWRHLPSRLNAADIATREDAPPLNFQDLWTTRLLVEYHHRRALHGAHELVVNELRQAYWILRLRPTVRAVAAQCLFCKYRRAAPQPQRMADLPPARLQHNRRPFTFTGLDFFGPMEVTVGRGRQKRYGMLFTCLTIRAVHVEITENLTTDATIMALRRMIARRGTPTTIYSDNGTNLRGADSEIKRSIEDLNRDALYSDGLVRGLTGDLYPQEPQKWEEPGREWSAVLKRP